A single genomic interval of Prunus dulcis chromosome 5, ALMONDv2, whole genome shotgun sequence harbors:
- the LOC117627246 gene encoding serine protease SPPA, chloroplastic: MSKLILLHTSHHLTPIHRRVLNAAVLTPLSKPLLTPFSLSGLRLQCLRSSFSPPLSLRSLSARAFDSSSSSSSSTKEEELKQIDGESGPQGKVNSESVNTGTPDKDYPTGEFQFQKMSSWKSFVVKLRMLIALPWERVKKGSVLTMKLRGQVSDQLKSRFSSGLSLPQICENLVKAAYDPRISGVYLQIESLNCGWGKVEEIRRHILDFKKSGKFILAYVPACGEKEYYLASACQEIYAPPSAYFSLFGLTVQASFVRGVLENVGIEPQVERIGKYKSAGDQLARKTMSEENCEMLTALLDNIYGNWLDVISSTRGKKREDIENFINEGVYQVEKFKEEGWITNIHYDDEVISLLKERLGVQKEKVLPMVDYRKYSKVRQSTVGLSGSKDKIAIIRASGSISRVRGSFSLPGSGIIGEQFIEKIRSVRESKKYKAAIIRIDSPGGDALASDLMWREIRLLAASKPVIASMSDVAASGGYYMAMAADTIVAENLTLTGSIGVVTGKFNLGKLYEKIGFNKEIISRGKYAELLAAEQRSFRPEEAELFAKSAQNAYKQFRDKAAFSRSMTVDKMEEVAQGRVWAGKDAASEGLVDAIGGLSRAVAIAKLKANIPQDRQVTLVELARPSPTLPEILSGIGSSLVGVDRTMKELLQDLTFGGGGVQARMEGIMFQRLEGASQANPIFSLLKDYLSSL; the protein is encoded by the exons ATGTCGAAGCTCATTCTGCTTCACACTTCTCACCATCTCACCCCAATCCACCGCCGTGTCCTAAATGCCGCCGTTTTGACTCCTCTTTCCAAGCCTCTCCTcactcccttctctctctcaggtCTCCGCCTCCAATGCCTCCGCTCTTCATTCTCTCCTCCTCTTTCTCTGCGAAGCCTCTCGGCTCGCGCCTTCGACTCGTCGTCCTCGTCCTCGTCCTCgaccaaagaagaagaattgaagCAAATCGATGGCGAGTCTGGGCCTCAGGGTAAGGTTAACAGTGAGAGTGTCAATACAGGCACACCAGACAAGGACTATCCCACTGGCGAGTTTCAGTTTCAAAAGATGAGCTCTTGGAAGAGCTTCGTCGTCAAGCTTCGCATGCTCATTGCCCTCCCTTGGGAGCGCGTCAAAAAAGGCAGCGTCTTGACCATGAAATTGCGAGGccag GTATCTGATCAGCTAAAGAGTCGATTCTCCAGTGGACTCTCGCTACCTCAAATTTGTGAGAACTTGGTGAAAGCAGCGTATGATCCTCGAATTTCTGGTGTCTATCTCCAAATTGAGAGCTTGAATTGTGGTTGGGGGAAAGTCGAAGAAATTCGAAGGCATATATTGGATTTCAAGAAATCAG GAAAATTCATTTTGGCCTATGTACCTGCTTGTGGAGAGAAAGAGTATTACCTTGCTTCTGCATGCCAAGAGATATATGCCCCTCCAAGtgcttatttttctttatttggtcTCACCGTTCAGGCCTCATTCGTAAGAG GTGTTCTTGAAAACGTTGGAATTGAGCCACAAGTGGAAAGGATTGGTAAATACAAAAGTGCCGGCGATCAACTTGCACGCAAAACCATGTCCGAAGAAAATTGTGAGATGCTGACTGCACTGCTTGATAATATATACGGGAATTGGCTGGATGTAATTTCTTCTACAAGAG gaaagaaaagagaagacaTCGagaattttattaatgaaGGAGTGTATCAAGtagaaaaatttaaagaagaGGGCTGGATCACAAACATACACTATGATGATGAG GTTATTTCACTGTTGAAGGAAAGACTTGGtgtacaaaaagaaaaagttcttCCTATGGTTGATTACAG GAAATACTCTAAGGTTCGACAATCGACTGTTGGCTTATCAGGCAGCAAAGACAAGATAGCCATAATTAGAGCCTCAGGCAGCATTAGTCGTGTACGGGGCTCTTTTAGTCTTCCTGGTTCGGGTATTATTGGGGAACAGTTCATTGAGAAGATTCGTAGTGTGAGAG AATCAAAAAAGTATAAGGCTGCTATCATCCGAATTGACAGCCCTGGAGGTGATGCCCTTGCTTCTGATTT AATGTGGAGGGAAATCAGACTTTTGGCTGCATCAAAACCTGTCATTGCATCAATGTCTGATGTGGCAGCAAGTGGAGGATACTATATGGCAATGGCAGCAGACACCATTGTTGCAGAAAATCTAACATTAACTGGTTCCATTGGGGTTGTGACAG GGAAGTTTAACTTGGGAAAACTGTATGAGAAGATTGGCTTCAACAAGGAAATCATATCAAGGGGAAAGTATGCGGAGCTTCTTGCAGCTGAACAACGATCCTTCAG ACCAGAAGAAGCTGAACTCTTTGCTAAATCTGCACAGAACGCATATAAGCAATTTCGAGACAAGGCAGCTTTTTCCAGATCAATGACT GTAGATAAAATGGAGGAGGTTGCACAAGGGAGAGTTTGGGCTGGTAAGGATGCAGCTTCAGAGGGTTTAGTTGATGCTATTGGTGGACTTTCTCGGGCCGTCGCAATAGCAAAACTCAAGGCAAATATACCCCAAGACAGACAG GTTACACTCGTGGAGCTTGCAAGACCGTCCCCTACACTGCCAGAAATTTTAAGTGGCATAGGGAGCAGTTTGGTTGGAGTGGATAGAACAATGAAGGAATTGCTGCAGGACTTGACATttggtggtggaggagttcAAGCCCGGATGGAGGGAATCATGTTTCAAAGGCTGGAGGGAGCTTCTCAGGCTAACCCCATCTTCTCTTTGCTGAAAGATTACCTCAGTTCCCTCTAA
- the LOC117627253 gene encoding uncharacterized protein LOC117627253: MESSKVFGGAEECHSSESGWTMYIGSCTDGENEDGTGMTHENSKDDGENDGHKDDHSDDSMVSDASSGPSHHHHGGERSRGHGLAVDKKAKKKPKEKQQPRAGRRKEEKKDKALLTHAKKR; the protein is encoded by the coding sequence ATGGAGTCTTCCAAAGTCTTTGGAGGTGCAGAAGAATGTCACAGCAGTGAATCAGGGTGGACGATGTACATTGGCTCCTGCACAGATGGTGAAAATGAAGATGGCACTGGCATGACCCATGAAAACAGTAAAGATGATGGAGAAAATGATGGTCATAAGGATGACCACAGTGATGATTCTATGGTTTCTGATGCTTCCTCTGGCCCAAGCCATCACCACCATGGAGGAGAGAGATCCAGAGGTCATGGCTTGGCTGTTGACAAAAAGGCCAAGAAGAAACCAAAGGAGAAGCAGCAACCTAGAGCTGGAAggagaaaggaagagaagaaagacaaGGCTTTATTGACTCATGCCAAGAAACGCTAA
- the LOC117627251 gene encoding LAG1 longevity assurance homolog 3-like produces the protein MEELGLFGISGWVNLRLNWEEESYPVPKDFLVLPLFVLLFPSLRLFLDIYVFEGLARRLMLGKQHAMLNVETRHQRKKINKFKESAFKCVYFFSAELLALSVTYNEPWFSKTKYFWVGPGNQVWPDQKTKLKLKALYMYSAGFYIYSSFALVFWETRRSDFLVSMAHHIATTVLLVSSYIFKFSRVGSIILALHEGCDVFLEIAKLSKYCGYELMAGFAFVSFVLSWTVLRLIYFPFWIIWSTSYESLLTLDKEKHLVDGSIYYYLFNTLLLCLLICHIYWWMLMVRMLMKQIRARGKIDDDVRSDSEGEDEHND, from the exons ATGGAGGAATTGGGTCTGTTTGGAATCAGTGGTTGGGTCAACCTCAGACTCAACTGGGAGGAAGAGTCGTACCCAGTGCCCAAAGACTTTTTGGTCCTTCCTTTGTTTGTTCTTCTCTTCCCTTCACTCAGGCTCTTCCTGGACATTTATGTCTTTGAG GGATTAGCAAGACGCCTTATGTTGGGAAAGCAGCATGCAATGCTGAATGTTGAGACACGCCATCAACggaagaaaattaataaattcaaAGAGTCAGCATTTAaatgtgtttattttttctctgcGGAGCTTTTGGCCCTTTCTGTTACGTACAACGAGCCTTGGTTCTCTAAAACCAAATACTTCTGGGTAGGGCCAGGCAATCAGGTTTGGCCCGACCAGAAAACTAA ATTAAAATTGAAGGCACTGTACATGTATTCCGCCGGATTCTACATTTACTCCAGCTTTGCTTTGGTGTTCTGGGAAACAAGGCGCTCTGACTTTTTGGTGTCAATGGCTCATCATATAGCAACTACGGTTTTACTTGTGTCGTCTTACATATTCAA GTTTTCTCGTGTTGGCTCGATTATTTTAGCCCTCCATGAAGGATGCGATGTGTTCTTAGAGATTGCCAAGTTGTCAAAATATTGTGGCTATGAACTGATGGCCGGCTTTGCTTTTGTtagttttgttctttcttgGACAGTACTGcgtcttatttattttccattttggaTAATTTGGAGTACCAG CTACGAGTCTCTTTTGACCTTGGACAAGGAGAAGCACTTGGTGGATGGATCTATATATTATTACTTGTTTAATACTCTTTTACTTTGCTTGCTCATTTGTCATATTTATTGGTGGATGTTGATGGTTCGGATGCTCATGAAGCAAATTCGTGCAAGAGGGaaaattgatgatgatgttcGATCTG ATTCTGAAGGTGAGGACGAACATAACGATTGA
- the LOC117627250 gene encoding serine/threonine-protein kinase 16 translates to MGCTFSGLNALYDAVNGGGDVWINETRFKIVRQLGEGGFAYVFLVKEVVSDSSASGGGGLAKKFKDPSHVSDDGTYAMKKVLIQNSEQLELVKEEIRVSSLFSHPNLLPLLDHAIISVKPTQEASWNHEAYLLFPVHLDGTLLDNAKTMKTKKEFFSTSDVLQIFRQICAGLKHMHSFDPPYAHNDIKPGNVLITHRKGQPPLAILMDFGSARPARRQICSRSEALQLQEWASEHCSAPFRAPELWDCPSHADIDERTDIWSLGCTLYAILYGVSPFEYALGESGGSLQLAIVNVQIKWPAGPKPPYPDALHQFITWMLQPQAAVRPRIDDIIIHVDKLISKFSQ, encoded by the exons ATGGGTTGTACATTCTCTGGTTTGAACGCTCTCTACGATGCCGTTAACGGGGGAGGTGACGTGTGGATCAATGAGACTCGGTTCAAGATCGTGAGGCAGCTCGGGGAAGGTGGGTTCGCCTATGTGTTTTTGGTCAAGGAGGTGGTCTCCGACTCCTCTGCCTCTGGTGGTGGTGGTCTCGCTAAGAAATTCAAGGACCCCTCTCATGTATCAG ATGATGGAACTTATGCTATGAAAAAAGTTCTCATTCAGAATAGCGAGCAGTTGGAGTTGGTGAAGGAGGAGATTCGAGTTTCATCACTGTTCAGTCATCCTAATCTGCTTCCACTTCTTGATCATGCCATTATTTCCGTTAAG CCTACACAAGAAGCATCTTGGAACCATGAAGCATACTTGTTATTTCCAGTTCATCTGGACGGAACATTACTGGACAATGCCAAGACTATGAAGACTAAAAAGGAGTTCTTTTCCACCTCAGATGTTCTTCAAATATTCCGGCAG ATTTGTGCAGGACTCAAGCATATGCACAGTTTTGATCCCCCATATGCGCATAATGATATCAAACCTGGAAACGTTCTGATAACTCATAGAAAAGGACAACCACCTCTTGCTATATTGATGGATTTTGGCAGTGCTCGACCCGCAAGGAGGCAAATTTGCTCTCGTTCAGAGGCACTTCAGTTgcag GAATGGGCGTCTGAGCACTGTTCAGCACCATTTCGAGCTCCAGAATTGTGGGATTGCCCAAGCCATGCAGATATTGACGAAAGAACTGATATATGGTCCTTAGGATGCACTTTGTATGCAATACT gtATGGAGTATCTCCATTTGAATATGCACTTGGAGAATCTGGAGGAAGCCTACAGTTGGCAATAGTCAATGTGCAGATAAAGTGGCCAGCTGGTCCTAAGCCTCCATATCCAGATGCTCTTCACCAGTTTATTACATGGATGCTTCAGCCGCAGGCTGCAGTCCGTCCTCGCATTGATGATATTATAATACATGTGGACAAGTTGATCTCCAAGTTCTCTCAGTGA
- the LOC117627249 gene encoding agmatine deiminase yields the protein MNMEGTPALHGYYMPAEWEPHSQCWIGWPERPDNWRDNAVPAQQVFAKVASAISKFEHVTVCASAAQWANARSQLPENIRVIEMSLNDSWFRDTGPTFVIGISASSSSTPEPKVAGIDWNFNSWGGIDDGCYRDWSHDLLVARKILAVEKLPRFPHSMILEGGSIHVDGEGTCLTTEECLLNKNRNPDLTKEQIEDQLKAYLGVRKVIWLPRGLYGDDDTNGHIDNMCCFGKPGVVLLSWTDDEKDPQYERAVEAFSVLSNTTDANGRKLEIIKLHVPGPLYMTDEEASGIFQEDCEAKPRLPGTRLAASYVNFYIANGAIIAPQFGDLKWDDEAVRVLSQAFPNHEVVRIEGAREIVLAGGNIHCITQQQPHIPQSIVNHD from the exons ATGAATATGGAAGGCACGCCGGCTCTCCATGGATACTACATGCCTGCAGAGTGGGAACCCCATTCACAGTGTTGGATTGGATGGCCT GAACGCCCAGATAACTGGAGAGACAATGCAGTGCCTGCTCAACAGGTGTTTGCCAAGGTCGCATCTGCAATCTCAAAGTTTGAGCATGTGACTGTCTGCGCAAGTGCTGCTCAG TGGGCAAATGCACGAAGTCAGCTACCAGAAAATATCAGGGTAATCGAGATGAGCTTGAATGATTCTTGGTTCCGTGATACAGGGCCAACA TTTGTCATAGGAATAAGTGCATCCTCTTCTTCTACCCCAGAGCCAAAGGTTGCTGGTATTGATTGGAACTTTAACAGCTGGGGAG GCATTGATGATGGTTGTTACCGAGACTGGAGTCATGACCTTCTTGTGGCACGGAAG ATCCTGGCAGTTGAGAAGCTTCCAAGGTTTCCACACTCAATGATTCTCGAAGGTGGAAGCATCCATGTAGATGGAGAAG GGACTTGCCTCACCACCGAGGAGTGCCTCTTAAATAAAAACAGGAACCCAGATTTGACCAAGGAGCAAATAGAGGATCAACTTAAGGCATACCTTGGAGTGAGGAAAGTTATTTGGTTGCCTCGTGGATTATATG GAGACGATGACACTAATGGTCACATCGACAATATGTGCTGTTTTGGGAAGCCTGGTGTGGTTTTGTTGTCCTGGACTGATGATGAAAAGGATCCTCAGTATGAAAGAGCTGTGGAAGCCTTTTCTGTTCTCTCTAATACTACTGATGCCAATGGTAGGAAATTAGAAATAATTAAACTTCATGTACCTGGGCCACTGTACATGACAGATGAAGAGGCTAGTGGAATTTTTCAG GAGGACTGTGAAGCTAAACCGAGACTTCCAGGCACGAGACTTGCTGCTTCATATGTAAATTTCTACATTGCCAATGGAGCAATCATTGCACCCCAATTTGGGGACCTAAAATGGGATGATGAGGCTGTTCGTGTCCTATCTCAAGCCTTTCCAAACCATGAA GTGGTAAGAATTGAAGGTGCAAGGGAGATTGTTCTAGCGGGTGGAAATATACATTGCATCACTCAGCAACAACCACACATTCCACAGAGTATCGTCAACCACGATTGA